One region of Cucurbita pepo subsp. pepo cultivar mu-cu-16 chromosome LG03, ASM280686v2, whole genome shotgun sequence genomic DNA includes:
- the LOC111791723 gene encoding elongation factor Ts, mitochondrial-like — protein MAFSRAAKRSLGIMIANRLLNNASRRGFSGCASSRIFVGEGVQYGSSVPYACDANSVLYSRLSLLRRFSVETPAGSDQMSLIRQLRERTSAPIKDVKAALIDCNWDIEAAQTELRKRGKVLALKKSSRTAAEGLLALAQNETKAVVIELNCETDFVARNEIFQYLALSLARQALLSESLSHDVSGTFPVGLEQLEGMKLNLEHPKINGETTALNAVTEVAAIMGENIKLRRGFSMSASSSGVISTYLHTSPQPGLGRIAGILSLEVEGGNSKSDALQRVGSELAMHVVAAKPLFLTKELVASDALENEREVLKSQAETTGKSQMAIEKMVEGRLRKYMEEVVLMEQKFIVNDSVNVKTLLDNLSKEVGSPVKIGNFLRVGVGEGIDRLETLDSSEPVAQAA, from the exons ATGGCGTTTTCTAGAGCTGCAAAACGTTCCCTTGGAATTATGATTGCTAACAGGCTGCTGAACAATGCTAGTCGACGTGGATTTTCCGGTTGCGCAAGCAGTAGGATCTTTGTTGGTGAAGGTGTTCAATATGGAAGTTCAGTTCCCTACGCTTGCGATGCCAATTCTGTTCTTTATTCGAGACTTAGTCTGCTGAGAAGATTTAGTGTGGAAACCCCCGCCGGGTCGGACCAGATGAGTCTCATAAGGCAGCTGAGAGAAAGGACTAGTGCACCAATTAAAGACGTCAAGGCTGCTCTTATTGATTGCAATTGGGATATTG AAGCAGCACAGACAGAACTGCGAAAAAGAGGAAAGGTGCTGGCCCTGAAAAAGTCTTCTCGAACTGCTGCTGAAGGCCTTCTTGCCTTGGCCCAAAATGAAACCAAAGCTGTTGTTATTGAACTTAACTGCGAGACTGACTTTGTTGCTAGGAATGAGATTTTTCAATACTTG GCTCTATCTTTAGCAAGGCAAGCATTGTTGTCTGAGAGTTTGTCTCATGACGTTTCCGGGACTTTTCCTGTTGGACTAGAGCAATTGGAG GGAATGAAACTAAATCTCGAACACCCAAAAATTAATGGAGAAACAACAGCTCTTAATGCAGTTACTGAAGTAGCAGCCATAATGGGGGAGAATATTAAGCTAAGACGAGGTTTTTCGATGTCTGCTTCTTCAAGTGGTGTTATTTCTACATACCTCCACACAAGTCCTCAGCCAG GTTTGGGTCGTATTGCTGGAATTTTGTCTCTTGAAGTTGAGGGTGGTAATTCAAAGTCAGATGCTCTTCAACGTGTTGGATCAGAATTAGCAATGCATGTAGTGGCTGCAAAGCCGTTGTTCTTGACAAAGGAACTCGTTGCTTCTGACGCATTAGAGAATGAACGTGAAGTTCTCAAGTCTCAG GCTGAAACAACTGGCAAATCTCAAATGGCTATAGAAAAGATGGTTGAAGGTCGTTTGCGGAAGTACATGGAAGAAGTTGTCCTGATGGAGCAGAAGTTTATTGTTAATGATAGTGTAAATGTCAAG ACGTTGCTGGATAACCTGTCCAAGGAAGTGGGTTCGCCAGTGAAGATTGGAAACTTTCTAAGAGTTGGAGTCGGGGAAGGAATTGATAG GCTGGAAACGTTGGATTCATCTGAGCCTGTGGCTCAAGCTGCATAA